One genomic window of Desulfurococcus mucosus DSM 2162 includes the following:
- a CDS encoding phosphoribosyltransferase: MKVVYLPWSKAIELCYRLASMILDNGRHYDTVVAISRGGLLPARIISDVIGVDDFIVLRSRFWGIGGRIREEPEVAMHEAVNVRGKDVIVVDEVVDTGATLAKITRLVKDMGARSVETAVLHYKSSSSFKPDYYAEKVDEWAWIFYPWSFSETLYGLAKTRGGDIYEEAFRVLREVNATELYLDPHRIRESLKRYTG, from the coding sequence ATGAAGGTGGTCTACCTGCCTTGGAGCAAGGCAATAGAGTTATGCTACAGGCTGGCATCAATGATATTGGATAACGGGAGACACTACGATACAGTGGTCGCAATATCCCGCGGCGGACTGTTGCCTGCGAGGATAATCAGCGATGTGATAGGTGTAGACGACTTCATAGTCCTCAGATCCAGGTTCTGGGGGATAGGGGGAAGGATACGTGAGGAGCCGGAGGTAGCGATGCATGAAGCCGTAAATGTGAGAGGCAAGGATGTAATAGTGGTTGACGAAGTAGTCGACACCGGTGCAACACTAGCCAAGATAACGAGGCTCGTGAAGGACATGGGGGCCCGCAGCGTTGAAACAGCTGTGTTACACTATAAGTCATCGAGCTCCTTTAAACCCGACTACTACGCTGAGAAAGTAGATGAATGGGCATGGATATTCTACCCGTGGTCGTTCAGTGAGACACTATACGGGTTGGCCAAGACGAGGGGAGGAGACATATATGAGGAGGCATTCAGGGTTCTAAGAGAGGTCAATGCAACAGAGCTGTACCTCGACCCCCACAGGATAAGGGAGTCCCTTAAAAGGTACACCGGGTGA